One region of Rhodothermaceae bacterium genomic DNA includes:
- the rpsU gene encoding 30S ribosomal protein S21, whose product MGIGVKVKEKENIDRALRRFKRAVNRSRVLRQYRQNMAFTKPSEDRRIAKEKAARNARMHNRRY is encoded by the coding sequence ATTGGCATTGGCGTAAAAGTCAAAGAAAAAGAAAATATTGACCGGGCACTCAGGCGATTCAAACGCGCCGTAAATCGTAGCCGGGTATTACGTCAATATCGACAGAACATGGCTTTCACAAAGCCATCGGAAGATCGAAGGATAGCGAAAGAGAAAGCCGCCCGCAATGCACGAATGCATAACCGGCGGTATTAG